The genomic stretch CCATTGGTCGTCCTGATTCCTCACAGCGGTCCATCTGCCGGGTCGGCAGGCCGTCGCGCCCCGTAAAGCGTCATGCTCAACGCATCTCGCCCTGTCCATAACCTGAACCTCCGAAAGTGGCGAGGTTTAGGCGTACATAGATCCCCTCTGAAGTGCCGCTGGCCCGAACGCGCGTATTGTTGCGGCGATAGCCGAACTCGACACGGAAACAGTCGTCGTCAAACAGAAGGCCGACCTCCTGGCGGGTGATGATATTGCCCTCGAGGTCGGCGATGCCGGCGACCGCGACGCCCCAGTTCCCATAGACGAACTGCTGCGCCGTCAGTTGCACGAACTCGTAATTGCGATTCAGGTCGCCGGCGAGGGGATTGGAACGGTCGATGATATAGCTGACCGTAGCCAGGTTCCGCCTGCCCCAGCGACCGTCGATCGCCGCCTCGCCGCGGTGGATGTCGCCCGAGCCGTCGAAGGTAGCATGGCCCCAGCTGCGGATCCTGTCAGAGGGCGAGAAACTGCCCTGTACGACCCAGTCCGACGCCGATGAGGCCAGGCCGGTCGGGTCGTACAGCTGGCCGGTCGTGCTGTCGGGAATGGTGGTGCGGAAGGCGTCCTCGTCGTCGGCGCGATAGCTGCGGCCGACAAACAGGCTGGCGCTGCGGCCCTCGGACCATCGAATCGTCGCCCGACCGCCGGCCGTGAGCCGTGCGCCGCCTTCCACTAGATCGTAGCCGGAGAAGCGGTCCATGCGGAACAGCGAGGATTCGTCGAGCTCGATCACCTGCGAATCCTCGTTGGGAATGCGCGGATCTATGTCGGCCTTGTTGGATATTGAAACCTGGACGACAGGCTCCAGGATGATGTCGGCGCGCTGGGTGCGGCGGATCAACGGATAGCTGAGATCGACCCCGGCGCTGGCGCGGGTCCGGCTGAGGCTTTCGTCGCTCTCGACCCCCATCATCGGCGGGAGGTCGGACAGGGAATAGAGATCGACGCGGGTGTCGATGAAGGGTTCGATCCGAAGGCCGGGGCCGGTGATGAAGACGCGGCGCCATTCAGCCTGGGCGGTGAGGCGGCGGCTGTCTACGCCGGACAGACCGGTCGTGTCGGTCGGCACGATGTCCGGATTCAGGACAGGGGCGCCGACGAAGCTGTCGCGATACAGCGAGACGGCCGAGCCCTTGACCCGCAGACGTCCGCCGAAGATGGGGCCGGCGGGCTCCCAGCGGGCGTCGACCAGGGGGGCGACCAGGGGCAAGGTGTCGTCGTTCTCGAACACCTTGAAGCCAGCGGCGTCGCGGAAGTCATTGTCTTCGAAGGCCGGATCCAGACGCAGGCTCTGGATGGAGAAGGCGGCGACCGATACATAGGAGCGATCGGTCTGGCGTTCGGCGTAGATCTGGCTGATCAGCCGGCGACGGTCGCCGTAATAGAGGCCGTTGTCCTGGTACGGATCCCGAATGTCGTAGCGGTCGAACAGGGTCTTGTCCGAGGTGCGTTCGGCGGTGAAACCGAAGCGCCAGGGGCCCTGGGGGTCGAACTCGCCGTGCGACAACAGGTAGGAGCGGTGCTCCTTGTCCCCGAATCGGACATTGCTTTCGTAATCGCCGTCGCCATCCAGGTCGAAGTCGCCGAAGTTCCGCTCATAGGTGTAGCCGCCGCGCGCGACGATGGAGCCCTCGGCGAAACGTCGGCGCCACTGCAGGTTCAGCAGGGGGGCGACCTCGGTGTTGATCTGCGGGCTGATCAGCCAGTCTTCCGACGGCGAGACGACGTGCAGATAGGGCAGTTCGACCGAGACGCCGCGCCCCTCGTCATAGTTGATGATCGGGACGAGCAGACCCGAGGCCCGCTCTACTGTCGGGTCGGGGTGAGCGAAAAACGGGGTGTAGAAGACCGGTACGCCGCCGACACGGAATATGGCGTTCCGATAGATGACGGCGCGAAGGGCCTCGTCCTGGACCACTTTTTCGGCCTGGATCGAGATGCTGGGCGTCTTTGGCCCGTCGGCGTCGCAGATGGGGCAGGGCGTGAAAATGGCGTAGCTCAGCTCGTTCACACGCTCGCTGCGTCGAACCGCCGTCGCCGCCATAAGACTGGCGCCGTTCTCCAGCCGCGTTGCGAAATCTACCGCGACCGCCGCCTTCAGATCCCGGTCGGTCTCCAGGTGGCTGGCGTAGACCACTGTGCCGTCGGCCGAGATCGCCTCGACCTGGCCGCCGATGGAGGCCGCGCCGGTGGAAAGATCATAGGCCAGGTCATCGCCGCGCAGGACGTTGCCGTCGGTGCGCAGATAGACCCGGTCGTCGCCGTCGCCTTGCGCCGTGATGACGTCGCCTGTGCGGCCCGCCGAGGCGGCGTCGACATAGACCGCGCCTTTCGACAGCCCATCCGAAGCCGGAGCCGCCTGGGCCAGGACTTCGCCGGCGAACGGAACGCAGACGAACAGCGCCGCGCCGGCGAGGAGCCGAGCCCGGAATGTCTTGGAACGCTGATCGCGATCACCCTGCATGAAGCATCCGTCTGTCTTGAGCGAGGCGTTCGCTTAGCCGTCTTCGGTATAGAACAGCAAGGTGAAGGCGGCGAGGCCCGTCAATAGAGGCGGCAGCCAGGCCGCCACGACCGGCGGAATGACCTCGGCCGAGCCCATGGCGGACGAGAACTGGTTCAGGAAGAAGAAGGCGAACCCCAGCACCACGGCCGCGACGCTCATCTTCGCCAGATCGCCCAGCCGCATCAGGCGCAGCGAGAAGGCGGCCGCCAGAATGGACATGGCCGCAAAGACAAGGGGGGTGGCCAGCAATTGCTGGAACCGCAACTGGTATGCGGTGGAGGCGAAACCGGCGTTCTCGATTCGCTTGATCTGGTTCGGCAGGGACCAGAAGGGCGTGGACTGGGGACGGGCGAACCGCTCGAACGCCTCTTCGTCCGCCAGGCTGGAGATCAGGTCGAGGCTGGAATAGGTGACGGCCCGCTGGCCGATACTGGCGCCGACAGCGTTGGTCAGCCGCCAGCGACCGGCGCTGAGGGCGGCGGACTGGGCGTCAATCCGCTCCGAGAAGTCGCGATTGCCCGAGGCGTCCGTCGTATAGATGAAGAAGGTGACGTCCAGCAGCCGGGCGTTGGCGCGATCCTGGCGGCCGGCGCGGATGATCATCTGGCGCTGCTCGTCGCCTTCGCGCAGCCAGATGGCGGCGTTCGAGCTTGCGTCCGGGGCGGCGCCGGAGATGCGGGCCCGTTCACGCTGCCACAGGCCGTCGCCGGCCGAGGCGAGGGGGCCGAGCACGGTCACGGTAAGCATGCCCAACACGAGGGACATGCCCGCGGCCGGAAGGACGAAGCGCCAGGCCGACACGCCAGCCGCACGCATCGCGATCAGTTCGCTGCGTCGGTTCAGGCCGATATAGGCGGCCAGAGTGCCGAACAGGAAGACGAAGGGCAGCAGCTGCACGACCACCGACGGCGACTTCAGCGCCACCAGGCCAAGGATGCGCAGGGCCGACAGATCCTGGTCCGAGCCGACGCCGCGCGACACCTCGACGAAGTCGATCAGCATCACCAAGGCCCCGATCACAGCGAGGGCGACGCCCAGGGCGCGAAGCTGCTGGGCCAGGACATAGCGTTCGATCCGGCCCAGACGGGGCGGATGGAGCGAGGACAAGGACGGCAGGGCCAGGGTCATGCGAACCTCGCGCGGAACTGAGCCCGCATCCGGTCGATGATCGGATGTTCGCGACGTCTTCGCGGCTTCAGGGCGCGGAACAGCAGACGGGCCGCCAGGGCCACGGCGACGAGCGGCGCCAGATATTGAAGGATGTTCATCCAGGGATTCCAGGCGCTGGCGGCGACCAGCCCATAGCCGATCACCCGAACCAGCAGGAAGGCCCCAGCGGCCTTGGCGATGCGGATCGCATAGCCGGTGCGGCTGAAGGATCCGCCCATGATGGCGGCCAGAGCAAGCGCGACGGCGACCAGGGCGTAGAGCGGAGCCGAGATACGGGCATGCGCCTCGGCCAGCAGTTCGTCGCGCGATCCCGCAGTCTCGAGAACGCGGGGCGTGGGGTTCAACAGCTGCCGTAGATAGAGGTCCGCCGGCTTGTAGCGGATCTGCTCGGTGACGGCGGAGAACTGACCCAGGGGGAAGTCGTACCGGTCGAAGGACAGGGTCTCCAGCACGCCGCGTGACGAGTATTTCTGCCACGAGCCGTCGATCATGGTCAGGACCGGTTCGTTAGCGGCGTCGCGGCCGAACCGGGCCTCGGCCGCGCTCCAGTTCTGGGTCGATTTGCCGTCGTCCAGATAGACGAACATGTTCTTCAGCAGGCCGTTCTGCTCGATCTGCTGGACATAGACGGTGAGCCCGTCGGGCCCCTGGACGAACTGGCCCTCCTCGACCAGCAGGGCGGCGAGGTCGGTGCGGATGGCGAAGGCCTGGTTGCGGGCTTCCCGCTGGCCCCAGGGCTGGGCGAACAGGGTCATGGCCAGGTTGAGGATGAGCACGATCATGGCCAGCCGCGCCGCCGGCGCGATCACCTGCCAACGCGTCATGCCGCCGGCGAAGGCGGCCGTCAGTTCCTGCTCGCGTTGCATGCGGGTCAGGGCGATCAGAACCCCGACGAACAGGCCGATCGGCAGGATGACCGCCAGCAGCTGGGGCAGGGCCAGAAGGGTCAGTTTGACCATCACCCACACGCTCTGGCCACGCTCGACGATGACCTCGAGCTGGTCCAAGCTCTGGCTCAGAATTCCGATTCCGGCCAAAGAGGCGCAGGCTGCAACCACAGGCAGCGAAATCTGGCGGAAAAGGTATCTTTGGATAAGGGTCATGGGCGGATGGACTTCGCCCGGTTGCAGGCGGCGATAATGAGGCGCATCTAGTAGCACAGGAGGGCGCGTCCGCGACAAGCAGACGCGCCGTTTGTCTTTTTCTTACGTTGTAAACGCCGGGTGGGGCCTGGCTGGAGTCGCTGAATGAAGATTGAGTTTGTCGCCGCCGTAGACGCTGCTGAAATTCTCGCTGTGCCGGTTCATGAGGATCGGACCCTGGCGGGCTCTGGGGTGGAGTTGGACGCTAAGTCCGGCGGCGCCCTGACCCGGGCGATGAGCAAGGGCCGTTTCGTCGGCAAGCCGGGCCAGACGCTGAGCGTCGCCGCGCCCTCGGGCGTGAACGCCGACACCATACTGCTGGTTGGCGTCGGCGCGGCCGACAAGGTCGACGACCTGGCCGTCGAAGCCTTCGGCGGCAACGCCTTTGCGGCGGTGAAGCTGTCGGGCGCCGAAGTCCTGACTATCGACGCCTCGAATCTGAGCTCGGAACAGGCGGCGCGCGTCGGTTTTGCCGCCCGTCTGGCCGCCTATCGGTTCGACAAGTATCGGACCACCCAGAAGGCGGACAAGATTCCGTCGATCACCGCGATCCGCGTCGTGACGTCCGACCTGCGCGGCGCCGAGGCGGCTCTTGAGCCGCTGTCAGCCGTCGCCGACGGCGTGATCTTCGCCCGCGACCTGGTGTCCGAGCCCGCCAATGTCCTGTATCCGGCCGAATTCGCCAAGCGCGTCAAGGCGCTGGAAAGCCTGGGGCTGGAGGTCGAGATCCTCGGCGAGGCCGAGATGGAGAAGCTGGGCATGCGCACCCTGCTGGGCGTGGGCCAGGGCAGCCGTCGCGAGAGCCAGCTGGCCGTGATCCAGTGGAAGGGCGGCGAGGCGGGCGGTCAGCCGATCGCCTTCGTCGGCAAGGGCGTCTGTTTCGACACCGGTGGCATCTCGATCAAGCCGGCCGACGGCATGGAAGACATGAAGTGGGACATGGGCGGCGCGGCCGCCGTGGCCGGAACCATGATCGCCCTGGCGGGCCGCAAGGCCAAGGTCAACGCCGTCGGCGTGCTGGGCCTGGTCGAGAACATGCCGGACGGCAACGCTCAACGTCCGGGCGACGTCGTCGTGTCGATGTCGGGCCAGACGGTCGAGGTGATCAACACCGACGCCGAGGGCCGTCTCGTGCTGGCCGACGCCCTCTGGTACACTCAGCAGCGCTTCAAGCCGAAATTCATGATCGACCTGGCCACCCTGACGGGCGCCATGATCGTGGCCCTGGGGCTGGATTACGCAGGCGTCTTCTCGAACTCGGACGAGGTCGCTGATCCGATTCTGGCGGCGTCCAAGAAGGTGGGCGAGAATTTCTGGCGCATGCCTATCCCGGCCATCTACGAACAGCACATCGATTCGAAGATCGCCGACGTGAAGAACACCGGCAACGGCCGCGCCGGCGGTTCGATCACCGCGGCCCTGTTCCTTCAGCGCTTCACCAATGGCGTGCCGTGGGCGCACTTGGACATCGCCCCGACCGCCTGGGCCAACAAGAGCCCCAGCCCCACCGTGCCGGAAGGCGGCGTCGGCTTCGCCGTGCGCACGCTGGATCGCATGGTGGCCGATAGCTACGAAGCCTGAGTTTCGGACGGTAGAGCCGGATGAGCGGCAAGCCCGAAATCTGGTTCTACCACCTGGAGCGTTCGACGCTGGACCAGGTGCTGCCGACCCTGCTCGAGAAGACGCTCGAGCGGGGCTGGCGGGCCTTGATCAAATCGTCCCATGCGCATCGGCTGGACGATGTGGACGAGCGGCTGTGGAGCTTCCACGAGGAAAGCTTTCTGCCGCACGGCCGGGCGGATCAGCCTTATGCGGATCGCCAGCCTGTGCTGCTGAGCGAATCGGGAGAGAACCTGAACGGCGCTCAGGCGCTGTTCATCGTCGATGACGCAGAACTGGGCGTGACGGAAGGGATCGAACGATGCTTCATCATTTTCGACGGACGGGACGAGCCGGCGCTTCAGAATGCGCGGGCGCGCTGGAAGGCGCTGAAGGCGGACGGGGCCAATCTGGCCTATTGGCGCCAGACGGACGAGGGACGCTGGGAAAAGGCGGCCTGATCGCACTGGTGATGTTGGCGGGCTGTTCGACCCCCGTCGCGGAACAGCAGGCGCCGCGAACTGTTGAACGCGCGCAGTCGCACCCGCCGATCGGCAGCCGCATGCCGACCGCACAGACGACCGACGTCTGTAGGGCCGGAGAGCTGCAATATCTGGTCGGCCGGCCCCGGACCGAAATTCCCGTACCCGTGGATGTGGTCAACCGCCGAGTGACCTGCACCACCTGCCCGGTGACGGAAGACTTTTCGGCCTATCGGCTGAACATTTTCTACAATGCGGATACCGGTGTGATCGAACAGGTTCGCTGCGGCTGAAGCACGGCCAGAGGTAAAGACGACCATGAAGACCGCCTTCGTCCTCAGTTCCCTAATGGCCGCCGGTCTGGCGCTGTCGGCGTGCGCGCCCACGGAAACGCCCGTGACCATAAGGACGCCGGGCGGCGATGCGGCGTTCAAGGCCTGCAAGGTCGAGGACTATCAGGCCTATGTCGGCCGGAACCGCTCGACCGTTCCGAGCGCGCCTGAGGGTCAGACCTTCCGAGTGTTGTGCACGACCTGTATGGCGACCACGGACTATCGGGAGAACCGGGTGAACTTCGTCTACGACGAGGCGTCAGGCGTGATCCAGCAGGTCAAGTGCGGCTGAGGCCTTAGCGGCCGGCCGCATCGCCGGGCCAGAGCGGGGCGCTGAACGTCTTGGCCAGATA from Brevundimonas sp. SL130 encodes the following:
- a CDS encoding leucyl aminopeptidase, with the protein product MKIEFVAAVDAAEILAVPVHEDRTLAGSGVELDAKSGGALTRAMSKGRFVGKPGQTLSVAAPSGVNADTILLVGVGAADKVDDLAVEAFGGNAFAAVKLSGAEVLTIDASNLSSEQAARVGFAARLAAYRFDKYRTTQKADKIPSITAIRVVTSDLRGAEAALEPLSAVADGVIFARDLVSEPANVLYPAEFAKRVKALESLGLEVEILGEAEMEKLGMRTLLGVGQGSRRESQLAVIQWKGGEAGGQPIAFVGKGVCFDTGGISIKPADGMEDMKWDMGGAAAVAGTMIALAGRKAKVNAVGVLGLVENMPDGNAQRPGDVVVSMSGQTVEVINTDAEGRLVLADALWYTQQRFKPKFMIDLATLTGAMIVALGLDYAGVFSNSDEVADPILAASKKVGENFWRMPIPAIYEQHIDSKIADVKNTGNGRAGGSITAALFLQRFTNGVPWAHLDIAPTAWANKSPSPTVPEGGVGFAVRTLDRMVADSYEA
- a CDS encoding LPS-assembly protein LptD — protein: MQGDRDQRSKTFRARLLAGAALFVCVPFAGEVLAQAAPASDGLSKGAVYVDAASAGRTGDVITAQGDGDDRVYLRTDGNVLRGDDLAYDLSTGAASIGGQVEAISADGTVVYASHLETDRDLKAAVAVDFATRLENGASLMAATAVRRSERVNELSYAIFTPCPICDADGPKTPSISIQAEKVVQDEALRAVIYRNAIFRVGGVPVFYTPFFAHPDPTVERASGLLVPIINYDEGRGVSVELPYLHVVSPSEDWLISPQINTEVAPLLNLQWRRRFAEGSIVARGGYTYERNFGDFDLDGDGDYESNVRFGDKEHRSYLLSHGEFDPQGPWRFGFTAERTSDKTLFDRYDIRDPYQDNGLYYGDRRRLISQIYAERQTDRSYVSVAAFSIQSLRLDPAFEDNDFRDAAGFKVFENDDTLPLVAPLVDARWEPAGPIFGGRLRVKGSAVSLYRDSFVGAPVLNPDIVPTDTTGLSGVDSRRLTAQAEWRRVFITGPGLRIEPFIDTRVDLYSLSDLPPMMGVESDESLSRTRASAGVDLSYPLIRRTQRADIILEPVVQVSISNKADIDPRIPNEDSQVIELDESSLFRMDRFSGYDLVEGGARLTAGGRATIRWSEGRSASLFVGRSYRADDEDAFRTTIPDSTTGQLYDPTGLASSASDWVVQGSFSPSDRIRSWGHATFDGSGDIHRGEAAIDGRWGRRNLATVSYIIDRSNPLAGDLNRNYEFVQLTAQQFVYGNWGVAVAGIADLEGNIITRQEVGLLFDDDCFRVEFGYRRNNTRVRASGTSEGIYVRLNLATFGGSGYGQGEMR
- a CDS encoding LptF/LptG family permease, encoding MTLIQRYLFRQISLPVVAACASLAGIGILSQSLDQLEVIVERGQSVWVMVKLTLLALPQLLAVILPIGLFVGVLIALTRMQREQELTAAFAGGMTRWQVIAPAARLAMIVLILNLAMTLFAQPWGQREARNQAFAIRTDLAALLVEEGQFVQGPDGLTVYVQQIEQNGLLKNMFVYLDDGKSTQNWSAAEARFGRDAANEPVLTMIDGSWQKYSSRGVLETLSFDRYDFPLGQFSAVTEQIRYKPADLYLRQLLNPTPRVLETAGSRDELLAEAHARISAPLYALVAVALALAAIMGGSFSRTGYAIRIAKAAGAFLLVRVIGYGLVAASAWNPWMNILQYLAPLVAVALAARLLFRALKPRRRREHPIIDRMRAQFRARFA
- a CDS encoding hemolysin, whose amino-acid sequence is MKTAFVLSSLMAAGLALSACAPTETPVTIRTPGGDAAFKACKVEDYQAYVGRNRSTVPSAPEGQTFRVLCTTCMATTDYRENRVNFVYDEASGVIQQVKCG
- a CDS encoding DNA polymerase III subunit chi yields the protein MSGKPEIWFYHLERSTLDQVLPTLLEKTLERGWRALIKSSHAHRLDDVDERLWSFHEESFLPHGRADQPYADRQPVLLSESGENLNGAQALFIVDDAELGVTEGIERCFIIFDGRDEPALQNARARWKALKADGANLAYWRQTDEGRWEKAA
- the lptG gene encoding LPS export ABC transporter permease LptG, encoding MTLALPSLSSLHPPRLGRIERYVLAQQLRALGVALAVIGALVMLIDFVEVSRGVGSDQDLSALRILGLVALKSPSVVVQLLPFVFLFGTLAAYIGLNRRSELIAMRAAGVSAWRFVLPAAGMSLVLGMLTVTVLGPLASAGDGLWQRERARISGAAPDASSNAAIWLREGDEQRQMIIRAGRQDRANARLLDVTFFIYTTDASGNRDFSERIDAQSAALSAGRWRLTNAVGASIGQRAVTYSSLDLISSLADEEAFERFARPQSTPFWSLPNQIKRIENAGFASTAYQLRFQQLLATPLVFAAMSILAAAFSLRLMRLGDLAKMSVAAVVLGFAFFFLNQFSSAMGSAEVIPPVVAAWLPPLLTGLAAFTLLFYTEDG